In one Polaribacter sp. ALD11 genomic region, the following are encoded:
- a CDS encoding DUF418 domain-containing protein produces MKKRIIGIDVARALAVMGMIIVNFKVVFGDNGRNWIKSAASIFDGKAAATFVVLAGIGVALMTNSAIKNKDQAKLKIVRFKIVKRAVFLFVIGTSYIVIWPADILHFYGVYMIITLLLLTCKEKNILISAIILIITFPLLMIFWSYETGWNFETLNYQDFWTLKGFMRNLFFNGFHPVIPWTAFMLFGYWFGKQDLHNDKFIKKTFKVSAIIFISIQILSSVTILFISEGNQEIAKELTEILGTNPMPPLPVYMLNGIAIAFTVISACILIAKRFENSLIIDALNKTGQLALTFYVAHVIIGMGIIEIINPSKMGNYAIEFSVIYALAFSFFCVLFAVVWRSYKKSGPLEWIMRKLTD; encoded by the coding sequence ATGAAAAAAAGAATAATAGGAATTGATGTAGCTAGAGCGCTGGCAGTTATGGGAATGATAATTGTGAACTTTAAAGTTGTATTTGGCGATAATGGACGCAACTGGATAAAATCTGCTGCAAGTATTTTCGATGGAAAAGCAGCTGCTACTTTTGTTGTTTTAGCTGGCATAGGTGTTGCATTAATGACGAATTCTGCTATTAAAAATAAAGACCAAGCTAAATTAAAAATTGTTCGCTTTAAAATTGTCAAAAGAGCTGTATTTCTATTTGTTATTGGAACCTCATACATTGTTATTTGGCCAGCAGACATTCTACATTTTTATGGTGTTTATATGATAATAACCCTCTTGTTGCTTACTTGTAAAGAAAAAAATATTTTAATTTCTGCAATAATCTTAATCATAACATTTCCTTTACTAATGATATTTTGGAGTTACGAAACTGGTTGGAATTTCGAGACTTTAAACTATCAAGACTTTTGGACTCTCAAAGGGTTTATGAGAAACCTCTTTTTTAATGGTTTTCATCCAGTAATTCCTTGGACTGCTTTTATGTTATTTGGTTATTGGTTTGGAAAACAAGACTTACACAACGATAAATTTATAAAAAAGACTTTTAAGGTTAGTGCAATTATTTTTATTTCAATCCAAATACTGTCATCTGTAACTATTTTATTTATATCAGAAGGAAACCAAGAAATAGCGAAGGAATTAACTGAAATACTAGGAACAAACCCAATGCCACCTTTGCCAGTTTATATGTTAAACGGCATTGCAATTGCTTTTACAGTAATTTCTGCTTGTATACTAATTGCTAAGAGATTTGAAAACAGCCTCATAATTGATGCTTTAAATAAAACTGGCCAATTAGCGTTAACATTTTACGTAGCACACGTAATTATTGGAATGGGAATTATTGAAATAATAAACCCTTCTAAAATGGGAAATTACGCTATTGAATTTTCAGTGATTTATGCTTTAGCATTTAGTTTTTTTTGTGTCCTATTTGCTGTAGTTTGGAGAAGCTATAAAAAATCTGGACCATTAGAATGGATTATGCGAAAATTAACTGATTAA
- a CDS encoding GyrI-like domain-containing protein, translating into MHSSEQIKRYNKLIDLITIKFNESISVKEVENITNYSYRNMNRIFTSLNKESIGKYIKRIRIEKAAENLKYTNNAIGDIAFKIGFNDLAVFNKAFKNKFGVSPSKFRNKANIQIISTAKKLNNESNLVQQKIDYKIELLPDFNILYIEHKGSYGDIKKITLTWSKLLNYAKKLAIIDDNSIFLAEILDDNHITDDLNCRYSAAIIIPESFTKIQNNLFRTKTIKSQKYIKFTHQGSHEKSHETYNLIFPFIFLNLKLELLDLPILEFYLNDEDNTPKEELLTEIYIPIK; encoded by the coding sequence TTGCATTCTTCAGAACAAATAAAAAGATATAATAAACTTATAGATTTAATTACTATTAAATTTAACGAATCTATTAGTGTTAAAGAAGTTGAAAACATTACCAACTATTCATATAGAAATATGAATCGGATTTTTACCTCTCTAAACAAAGAATCTATAGGAAAATACATCAAACGTATCCGAATTGAAAAAGCAGCTGAAAATTTAAAATATACTAATAATGCTATTGGCGATATTGCTTTTAAAATTGGGTTTAATGATTTAGCCGTATTTAATAAGGCATTTAAAAATAAATTTGGTGTTTCTCCTTCAAAATTTAGAAACAAAGCCAATATCCAAATTATTTCGACTGCTAAGAAATTAAATAATGAATCTAATTTAGTGCAACAAAAAATTGATTACAAGATTGAATTATTACCTGATTTCAACATTTTATACATAGAACATAAAGGATCGTATGGTGATATAAAAAAGATAACTTTAACTTGGTCGAAACTACTTAACTATGCTAAAAAACTAGCTATTATAGATGATAATTCTATTTTTCTTGCAGAGATATTAGACGACAATCATATTACTGATGACCTAAATTGTAGATATAGTGCTGCAATAATCATTCCTGAATCATTTACTAAAATTCAAAACAACTTGTTTAGAACTAAGACTATCAAAAGTCAGAAATACATCAAATTTACTCATCAAGGAAGTCATGAAAAATCACATGAAACTTATAATTTAATATTCCCTTTCATATTCCTTAATTTAAAACTAGAATTATTAGACTTACCGATACTAGAATTCTATTTAAATGACGAAGATAACACACCTAAAGAAGAACTGCTCACAGAAATATATATCCCGATAAAATAA